The DNA segment GGAGGTACTGGAGCGTCCCGATGGAGTAGAACAGGTCGACGCGCTCGGGGAGTTCGAGGTCGTTGACGTCGCCGCGGCGCGTCTCGACTTCGACCCCGCGCTCGTCGGCCAGGCGTTCGGCCTTCTCCAGGCCCGCGGGAACCGGGTCGACGGCGTAGGTCCGGAACCCCTCTTCGGCCAAGTAGACGGCGTCCCGGCCTTCGCCCGCACCCACGTCCACGGCGACCGGCGCGTCGGACGCGCCGGTCGCCGTGGACGCTTCGCGGGTCGCTTCGACGTACTCGACCGCCGTCGCCGCGAGGTCGTTCGGTTCGGTGCCCCAGTAGTACTCCTCGGCGCTGTAGCGTTCCTGCAACTCGGCGCGGTCCATGTCGGGGCCAACGGTGCCGGGGGTTACCGGGGTTTCGGTTCCGTTTCGTCTCCGATGACGGAAGACCCTTACTCCCCGATTGACTACTCCCGCGCATGCACGCAGACGCGGTCGTGTTGGACATCGACGGCGTGGTCGTCGACGTAGCCGACTCCTACCGGCGGGCCATCGTCGAAACCGTCGAGCGGGTCCACGGCGACACCATCGAGAAGCCGGCGATACAGCGGTTCAAGGACGCCGGCGGCTTCAACAACGACTGGGAGTTGACCGACGCCGTCGCGCTGTTCGTCCTCGCGAAACGCGAGGGATTCGACGCCGACGTCGCGGAGTTCGCCGACCGAATCGCCGAGCGCCGCCGGCAGACCGGCGCTGAGAGCGCCGACGGTCTCGACGCCGCCGAGGCGGTCGTCGAGGACGCCGTCTCCGCCGAGGCGAACGACCGAATCCGAGAGGAGTGGGACCCCGAACGCCACCGGGCGGTGTTCCAGCAGTTGTACCTCGGGGCCGACCTCTACGCCGAACTAGAGGGCGAGGAGGCCGACATCGACGCGCCGGGGTTCGTCCACGACGAACCGGTGCTCCTCGACCC comes from the Halorussus vallis genome and includes:
- a CDS encoding TIGR01548 family HAD-type hydrolase, translating into MHADAVVLDIDGVVVDVADSYRRAIVETVERVHGDTIEKPAIQRFKDAGGFNNDWELTDAVALFVLAKREGFDADVAEFADRIAERRRQTGAESADGLDAAEAVVEDAVSAEANDRIREEWDPERHRAVFQQLYLGADLYAELEGEEADIDAPGFVHDEPVLLDPATLDALADYPLGVVTGRPAAEADIAQRRADLDVPEDRRFTMDDWEEGKPHPHALTTLAERFDADSVVFVGDTLDDVRTATNAAAEDPDRDYYGVGVLTGGLTGEEGRRKYEEAGAAAVVDSVNDLPDLLDGA
- a CDS encoding class I SAM-dependent methyltransferase, coding for MDRAELQERYSAEEYYWGTEPNDLAATAVEYVEATREASTATGASDAPVAVDVGAGEGRDAVYLAEEGFRTYAVDPVPAGLEKAERLADERGVEVETRRGDVNDLELPERVDLFYSIGTLQYLRPENREAQFRRFREATREDRVHAVFAFVDHPEVATAPDWGDNEHFYAQGELRGYYDDWDILEEDAFVFDDDSNGEPHRHAAEVVVARKP